The following coding sequences lie in one Saccopteryx bilineata isolate mSacBil1 chromosome X, mSacBil1_pri_phased_curated, whole genome shotgun sequence genomic window:
- the NAP1L3 gene encoding nucleosome assembly protein 1-like 3: MAEADLNLVSEPAAEGVSEEVMASSSSDSGEESDSSSSSSSTGCSSSSSTTTSSSSSSSSSSTSSTSSTGGGSSCSHSYKKRLPEPSRRARRARSGESFLDRLPQAVRNRVQALRNIQNQCDKVDVLFLKAIHGLERKYCELNKPLYDRRFQIINAEYEPTKAECEWNSDDEVFSGDEEVQEDSPSEMPALEGDEENDPKEKPEVKAEENEIPKEIPEANAGEKAESKDLEAKPEMKEEPKEVPQAKAEDNEQPKAAEANAGAEVKEAPRRAPEVRPKERVNLKRARKGKPKKEDPKGVPDYWLTVLKNVDKLGPMIQKYDEPILKFLSDVSLKFSKPGQPISYTFYFSFRPNPYFRNEVLTKTYIIKSMPDHNDPFFSWGWGIHDCKGCKIDWRRGRNVTVTTTHSRTTATGEIEIQPRVVPNASFFHFFSPPEIPEIGNLDPREDAILDEDFEIGEILHDNVILKSVYYYTGEVKRFYHNGKERRNRKYRK, encoded by the coding sequence ATGGCAGAAGCGGATCTTAACTTGGTCTCGGAACCAGCCGCCGAGGGGGTTTCTGAAGAGGTGATGGCTAGCTCGTCTAGTGATTCCGGGGAGGAATCTGACAGCAGTAGCTCTAGCAGCAGCACGggttgcagcagcagcagcagcaccaccaccagcagcagcagcagcagcagcagcagcagcaccagcagcaccagcagcaccggcggcggcagcagctgcAGCCATTCATATAAAAAGAGGTTACCTGAGCCTTCTAGAAGGGCGCGGCGGGCTCGGTCGGGTGAAAGTTTCTTGGATCGGCTGCCTCAGGCCGTTCGAAATCGTGTGCAGGCGCTCAGAAATATCCAAAATCAATGTGACAAGGTAGACGTCTTATTCTTAAAGGCAATTCATGGTCTTGAAAGAAAATATTGCGAACTCAATAAGCCTCTATATGATCGGCGATTTCAAATCATAAATGCAGAGTATGAACCTACAAAAGCAGAATGTGAATGGAATTCAGATGACGAAGTGTTCAGCGGTGATGAGGAGGTGCAGGAAGACAGCCCTAGTGAAATGCCTGCTTTAGAGGGTGACGAAGAAAACGACCCTAAGGAAAAACCCGAGGTAAAGGCTGAAGAAAATGAGATTCCGAAAGAAATTCCGGAGGCAAATGCCGGAGAAAAAGCAGAGTCTAAAGATCTGGAGGCAAAGCCTGAAATGAAGGAAGAGCCTAAAGAAGTCCCCCAGGCAAAGGCAGAAGATAATGAACAGCCTAAAGCAGCAGAGGCTAACGCAGGGGCTGAAGTAAAAGAGGCTCCTAGAAGAGCTCCTGAGGTCAGGCCTAAAGAAAGAGTGAATCTGAAAAGAGCTCGTAAGGGAAAGCCAAAGAAAGAAGATCCTAAAGGCGTCCCTGACTATTGGCTGACTGTTTTAAAGAATGTTGACAAGCTCGGGCCCATGATTCAGAAGTATGATGAGCCCATTCTTAAATTCTTGTCAGATGTTAGCCTGAAGTTCTCAAAACCTGGCCAGCCTATAAGTTACacgttttatttttcttttcggCCCAATCCATACTTCAGAAATGAGGTACTGACCAAGACATATATAATAAAGTCAATGCCAGATCACAATGATCCCTTCTTCTCTTGGGGATGGGGAATCCACGATTGCAAAGGCTGTAAGATAGACTGGCGGAGGGGTAGGAATGTTACCGTGACAACCACCCACAGTCGCACAACTGCCACAGGAGAAATTGAAATCCAGCCAAGAGTCGTTCCTAATGCAtcattcttccatttctttagcCCTCCTGAGATTCCTGAGATTGGAAACCTGGACCCGAGAGAAGATGCTATACTTGATGAGGACTTTGAAATTGGTGAAATTTTACATGATAACGTCATCCTCAAGTCAGTCTATTACTATACAGGAGAAGTTAAGCGTTTCTATCACAATGGTAAAGAACGTAGAAACAGGAAATACCGAAAATAA